The Haloarchaeobius amylolyticus genome window below encodes:
- the moaA gene encoding GTP 3',8-cyclase MoaA, giving the protein MLTDEFGREVTGVRVSLTDRCNFDCVYCHNEGLGDTRGPMDPRDHEMSADDVVRFLEVVAEFGVDSVKFTGGEPMLRQDLEEIIRRTPDSMEVSMTTNGTFLPGRAGDLVDAGLERVNVSQDAMDPEAFAEVTKSGAYDRVMEGVEAALDAGLDPVKLNMVVFERTAGYVPDMVDHVAANRGLRLQLIEYMPELTGNPEWAIDIQRVHDWLAEQAEEIEHREMHDRKRYWIGGTRASGEGGMVEIVDPVENPTFCANCHRVRVTHDGYLKGCLNRNDDLKPMGDMTKPEIREAFRQTVAERVPYYGEYMVRNGDGEWEINDEYVDAPPQTSD; this is encoded by the coding sequence ATGCTGACAGACGAGTTCGGGCGCGAGGTCACCGGGGTCCGGGTCTCCCTCACCGACCGGTGCAACTTCGACTGTGTCTACTGTCACAACGAGGGGCTGGGGGACACGCGGGGACCGATGGACCCACGTGACCACGAGATGAGCGCCGACGACGTGGTCCGCTTCCTCGAGGTCGTCGCCGAGTTCGGCGTCGACAGCGTGAAGTTCACCGGCGGCGAGCCGATGCTCCGGCAGGACCTCGAAGAGATAATCCGGCGCACGCCCGACTCGATGGAGGTCTCGATGACGACCAACGGGACCTTCCTGCCCGGCCGGGCCGGGGACCTCGTCGACGCGGGCCTCGAACGCGTCAACGTCTCGCAGGACGCGATGGACCCCGAGGCGTTCGCCGAGGTCACGAAGTCCGGCGCCTACGACCGCGTCATGGAGGGCGTGGAGGCGGCGCTGGACGCCGGCCTCGACCCCGTGAAGCTCAACATGGTCGTGTTCGAGCGCACCGCGGGCTACGTCCCCGACATGGTCGACCACGTCGCCGCGAACCGCGGGCTCCGGCTCCAGCTCATCGAGTACATGCCCGAACTCACGGGCAACCCCGAGTGGGCCATCGACATCCAGCGGGTCCACGACTGGCTGGCCGAGCAGGCCGAGGAGATCGAACACCGCGAGATGCACGACCGCAAGCGGTACTGGATCGGCGGGACGCGGGCCTCGGGCGAGGGCGGCATGGTCGAGATCGTCGACCCCGTCGAGAACCCGACGTTCTGTGCGAACTGCCACCGGGTCCGGGTGACCCACGACGGCTACCTCAAGGGCTGTCTGAACCGCAACGACGACCTGAAGCCGATGGGCGACATGACGAAACCCGAGATCCGCGAGGCCTTCCGCCAGACCGTGGCCGAGCGCGTCCCCTACTACGGCGAGTACATGGTCCGCAACGGCGACGGCGAGTGGGAGATCAACGACGAGTACGTCGACGCGCCGCCCCAGACCTCGGACTGA
- a CDS encoding dihydrolipoyl dehydrogenase family protein: MTNYDLVVVGGGTGNKVARAAGDSGLETALVSKGPIGGTCLNFGCNPSKMLIAHADAANAVREAGRFGIDATLEDVDFGGATAAVTETLTGISDSMEQGYREHEHVDLYRTEARFVDDRTLALAGEEEPITADRIVVATGSRPLVPPIDGLDEVDYMTNREALRRTEQPDHLVIIGGGYIGAEIGYFYESMGTEVTVVEMLDRLVPNEDREVGEAFTAVARERHTVHTGARVTSVSQDGADITVHAEDETGEPLVVTGDALLVAVGRRPNTDRLDLDATGIETDDRGFLETDEYLQTTVEGVFAMGDVAGNFMFKHSADYEAELLTGNLLGADETPVDYAAMPHAVFTDPQIGGVGETEQALEEAGTEYVVGRATFADTAMGRARKYEVGFAKVLAAPDTGEILGFHVFGDEASTLLHEVVVAKRAGLRVPDLADTVHVHPSLSKVVWKAVRDAESKR; this comes from the coding sequence ATGACGAACTACGACCTCGTCGTCGTCGGCGGCGGCACCGGCAACAAGGTAGCGCGAGCAGCGGGCGACAGTGGGCTGGAGACCGCCCTCGTCTCGAAGGGGCCCATCGGCGGGACGTGCCTGAACTTCGGCTGCAACCCCTCGAAGATGCTCATCGCCCACGCCGACGCCGCGAACGCGGTCCGCGAGGCCGGCCGGTTCGGCATCGACGCCACGCTCGAGGACGTCGACTTCGGCGGCGCCACGGCCGCCGTGACGGAGACGCTGACGGGCATCTCCGACTCGATGGAGCAGGGCTACCGCGAACACGAACACGTCGACCTCTACCGGACCGAGGCCCGGTTCGTCGACGACCGCACGCTCGCCCTCGCAGGCGAGGAGGAGCCCATCACGGCGGACCGCATCGTCGTCGCGACCGGGTCACGGCCACTCGTGCCGCCCATCGACGGTCTCGACGAGGTGGACTACATGACCAATCGGGAGGCACTGCGCCGCACCGAGCAACCGGACCACCTGGTCATCATCGGCGGGGGGTACATCGGCGCCGAGATCGGCTACTTCTACGAGTCGATGGGGACCGAGGTGACGGTCGTCGAGATGCTCGACCGGCTGGTTCCCAACGAGGACCGCGAGGTCGGCGAGGCGTTCACCGCGGTCGCCCGCGAGCGCCACACGGTCCACACCGGGGCGCGCGTCACCAGCGTCTCGCAGGACGGCGCCGACATCACGGTCCACGCCGAGGACGAGACGGGTGAGCCCCTCGTGGTGACCGGCGACGCACTGCTGGTCGCGGTCGGCCGCCGGCCCAACACCGACCGGCTGGACCTCGACGCGACGGGCATCGAGACGGACGACCGCGGCTTCCTCGAGACCGACGAATACCTCCAGACGACCGTCGAGGGCGTCTTCGCCATGGGCGACGTGGCGGGGAACTTCATGTTCAAGCACAGCGCGGACTACGAGGCGGAGCTCCTGACCGGGAACCTGCTCGGCGCCGACGAGACGCCGGTCGACTACGCGGCGATGCCCCACGCGGTCTTCACGGACCCGCAGATCGGCGGGGTCGGCGAGACGGAGCAGGCGCTCGAGGAGGCCGGGACCGAGTACGTCGTCGGGAGGGCGACCTTCGCGGACACCGCGATGGGGCGCGCCCGCAAGTACGAGGTCGGGTTCGCGAAGGTGCTGGCCGCCCCCGACACGGGCGAGATACTCGGCTTCCACGTCTTCGGCGACGAGGCGTCGACCCTGCTGCACGAGGTCGTCGTGGCGAAACGCGCCGGCCTGCGGGTTCCCGACCTCGCCGACACGGTCCACGTCCACCCGTCGCTCTCGAAGGTCGTCTGGAAGGCCGTCAGGGACGCCGAGTCGAAACGGTAG
- a CDS encoding 30S ribosomal protein S13, producing the protein MSAEEPQGEQEDEDLRYFVRIGQTDLDGTKSVERSLIEMNGIGRRTARIVAEEAGVDRKATFGLLEDEEIEAVVETVENYADEVPDWLTNRQKEFYSGETSHEFGNELEMSRRHDINRMKMIDSYKGVRHKKGQKVRGQRTKSTGRTEGTIGVNVEEIREEQAEEGGEE; encoded by the coding sequence ATGAGTGCAGAAGAACCACAGGGCGAACAAGAGGACGAGGACCTTCGGTACTTCGTCCGCATCGGGCAGACAGACCTCGATGGGACGAAGTCGGTCGAACGTTCGCTCATCGAGATGAACGGCATCGGCCGACGGACGGCTCGAATCGTCGCCGAGGAGGCCGGCGTGGACCGAAAGGCCACGTTCGGGCTGCTCGAGGACGAGGAGATCGAAGCCGTCGTCGAAACCGTCGAGAACTACGCCGACGAGGTGCCCGACTGGCTCACCAACCGCCAGAAGGAGTTCTACTCCGGCGAGACCTCTCACGAGTTCGGGAACGAACTCGAGATGTCCCGCCGTCACGACATCAACCGCATGAAGATGATCGACTCCTACAAGGGCGTCCGTCACAAGAAGGGACAGAAGGTGCGCGGTCAGCGCACGAAGTCCACCGGGCGTACCGAGGGGACCATCGGCGTCAACGTCGAAGAGATCCGCGAAGAACAGGCCGAAGAAGGTGGTGAGGAATAA
- a CDS encoding 30S ribosomal protein S4, which translates to MALGSNTKLYETPNHPFQGERISEEHSLVDRYGLKNKEELWRAQSELRDYRREARSLLGQSQSLEEAEENAVDFLTRLKRIGVLSEDDQLDAVLALEISDILERRLQTVAYRKGLANTTQQARQFIVHGHITVDGARVSVPSYTVDVDEEDSIAFDENSPLADELHPERAEGQ; encoded by the coding sequence ATGGCGCTCGGCAGCAACACCAAGCTCTACGAGACGCCGAACCACCCCTTCCAGGGCGAGCGCATCAGCGAGGAACACAGCCTCGTCGACCGCTACGGCCTGAAGAACAAGGAGGAGCTCTGGCGCGCACAGTCCGAGCTGCGCGACTACCGCCGCGAGGCGCGTAGCCTGCTCGGGCAGTCGCAGTCGCTGGAGGAGGCCGAGGAGAACGCAGTCGACTTCCTCACCCGCCTCAAGCGCATCGGCGTCCTCAGCGAGGACGACCAGCTGGACGCCGTCCTGGCACTCGAGATCTCGGACATCCTCGAGCGCCGCCTCCAGACCGTCGCCTACCGCAAGGGTCTCGCGAACACGACCCAGCAGGCGCGACAGTTCATCGTCCACGGGCACATCACGGTCGACGGTGCCCGCGTGAGCGTCCCCTCGTACACGGTCGACGTCGACGAGGAGGACTCCATCGCGTTCGACGAGAACAGTCCGCTCGCAGACGAACTCCACCCCGAACGTGCGGAGGGTCAATAA
- a CDS encoding 30S ribosomal protein S11, which yields MAEEDNDKWGVAHVHASFNNTVMTVTDLTGAETIAKSSGGTAVKQNRDEASPYAAMQMVESIADEIRAAGIEGLHVRVRGPGGNLQKSPGPGAQAAIRALAREDFEIGRIEDVTPIPHDGSRAPKGKGGF from the coding sequence ATGGCAGAAGAAGACAACGACAAGTGGGGAGTCGCCCACGTCCACGCATCGTTCAACAACACCGTCATGACCGTGACCGACCTCACGGGTGCGGAGACCATCGCGAAGTCCTCCGGCGGGACTGCCGTCAAGCAGAACCGCGACGAGGCGTCGCCCTACGCGGCGATGCAGATGGTCGAGTCCATCGCGGACGAGATCCGCGCGGCTGGCATCGAGGGCCTGCACGTCCGCGTGCGCGGCCCCGGTGGCAACCTCCAGAAGTCCCCCGGCCCGGGTGCGCAGGCCGCGATTCGCGCACTCGCCCGCGAGGACTTCGAGATCGGCCGCATCGAGGACGTCACGCCGATCCCGCACGACGGCTCCCGAGCACCCAAAGGAAAAGGCGGGTTCTAA
- a CDS encoding DNA-directed RNA polymerase subunit D encodes MDEDYEVEFVERGERDALFLVRGVTPAFANGIRRAMIADVPTLSIDEVRVIENSSVMFDEQIAHRLGMIPLTTPEGEFDEDDVITLSIDVAGPATAYSGDLVSSDGMVQPADQNVPIIDLKDDQRLELEADAVLDTGKEHAKHQGGVSVGYRHLQHVEVVGDAAEFEEEEPNIIRGVVEIDGELVNTAEFDNDLTKKFPGKELSVTDVEKAFVFHVETDGSMTVEELVTRATDTIEARATELQDAVTL; translated from the coding sequence ATGGACGAGGACTACGAGGTCGAGTTCGTCGAACGCGGGGAACGCGACGCACTGTTCCTGGTGCGTGGCGTGACGCCCGCGTTCGCCAACGGTATCCGACGGGCGATGATCGCGGACGTGCCGACGCTGTCCATCGACGAGGTCCGTGTCATCGAGAACTCGTCGGTGATGTTCGACGAACAGATCGCACACCGGCTCGGGATGATCCCGCTGACGACGCCGGAAGGCGAGTTCGACGAGGACGACGTCATCACGCTCTCCATCGACGTGGCGGGCCCGGCGACGGCGTACTCGGGCGACCTCGTCAGCAGCGACGGGATGGTCCAGCCGGCGGACCAGAACGTCCCCATCATCGACCTGAAGGACGACCAGCGGCTGGAACTCGAAGCCGACGCGGTCCTCGACACCGGGAAGGAACACGCCAAACACCAGGGTGGTGTCTCGGTCGGCTACCGACACCTCCAGCACGTCGAGGTCGTCGGTGACGCCGCCGAGTTCGAGGAGGAAGAGCCGAACATCATCCGTGGGGTCGTCGAGATCGACGGTGAACTCGTCAACACGGCAGAGTTCGACAACGACCTCACGAAGAAGTTCCCCGGCAAGGAGCTCTCCGTCACCGACGTCGAGAAGGCGTTCGTCTTCCACGTCGAGACGGACGGCTCCATGACGGTCGAGGAACTCGTCACCCGCGCCACGGACACCATCGAGGCACGGGCGACGGAACTGCAGGACGCAGTAACGCTATAA
- a CDS encoding 50S ribosomal protein L18e, whose amino-acid sequence MSKTNPRLGSLIAELKSVSRTEDADVWSDVADRLEKPRRTHAEVNLGQIERYAREDETVIVPGKVLGSGAIQKSVTVAAVDFSSSAKTKIEQVGETLDLEQAIEQNPEGSNVRVIR is encoded by the coding sequence ATGAGTAAGACGAACCCGAGGCTCGGCAGTCTCATCGCCGAGCTGAAGTCGGTGTCTCGTACAGAAGACGCTGACGTCTGGAGCGACGTCGCAGACCGACTCGAGAAACCACGGCGGACGCACGCCGAGGTCAATCTCGGTCAGATCGAGCGCTACGCACGCGAAGACGAGACGGTCATCGTCCCCGGCAAGGTGCTGGGGTCCGGTGCCATCCAGAAGTCCGTGACGGTTGCAGCCGTCGACTTCTCCTCGTCCGCGAAGACCAAGATCGAACAGGTCGGCGAGACGCTCGATCTCGAACAGGCAATCGAACAGAACCCCGAGGGCTCGAACGTCCGGGTGATCCGATGA
- a CDS encoding 50S ribosomal protein L13 translates to MSLAEFDADVVVDARDCIMGRVASQVAERALDGESIAVVNAEQAVITGSEDDIMSVYEKRVDVGSDQGPYYPKRPDRIFKRSIRGMLPYKETYGREAFESVRVYVGNPYEDEDAEILDGTSLDRLSNIKFVQLGDISAKLGANVTW, encoded by the coding sequence ATGAGTCTCGCAGAATTCGACGCAGACGTCGTCGTGGACGCTCGCGACTGCATCATGGGTCGCGTCGCGTCCCAGGTCGCAGAGCGCGCGCTCGACGGCGAATCCATCGCCGTCGTGAACGCTGAGCAGGCCGTCATCACCGGCTCGGAGGACGACATCATGTCCGTCTACGAGAAGCGAGTGGACGTCGGCTCCGACCAGGGCCCGTACTACCCCAAGCGGCCGGACCGCATCTTCAAGCGGTCCATCCGCGGGATGCTCCCGTACAAGGAGACGTACGGTCGCGAGGCGTTCGAGAGCGTCCGCGTGTACGTGGGGAACCCCTACGAGGACGAGGACGCGGAGATCCTCGACGGCACGTCACTGGACCGCCTCTCGAACATCAAGTTCGTCCAGCTGGGCGACATCTCCGCCAAACTGGGTGCTAACGTCACATGGTAA
- a CDS encoding 30S ribosomal protein S9 translates to MVTNTSGKKKTAIARATVKDGKGRVRINSKPVELVEPEISRLKMLEPFRIVDDVRDDVDVDVRVSGGGISGQADAVRTAIARGIVQHTGDAELRDAYMEFDRSLLVNDVRQSEPKKWGGPGARARYQKSYR, encoded by the coding sequence ATGGTAACCAACACGTCCGGAAAGAAGAAGACGGCCATCGCTCGCGCGACCGTCAAGGACGGCAAGGGTCGCGTTCGAATCAACTCCAAGCCCGTCGAACTCGTCGAGCCGGAGATCTCCCGGCTGAAGATGCTGGAGCCGTTCCGCATCGTCGACGACGTTCGTGACGACGTGGACGTGGACGTCCGCGTCTCCGGTGGTGGCATCAGCGGCCAGGCAGACGCCGTCCGCACCGCCATCGCCCGCGGCATCGTCCAGCACACCGGCGACGCCGAACTCCGCGACGCGTACATGGAGTTCGACCGCTCGCTGCTCGTCAACGACGTGCGCCAGTCCGAGCCCAAGAAGTGGGGCGGTCCCGGCGCCCGTGCCCGTTACCAGAAGTCCTACCGCTAA
- a CDS encoding DNA-directed RNA polymerase subunit N, which translates to MMVPVRCFTCGKVVGEHWEEFKARTREGDEDPQEVLDELGVDRYCCRRMLVSHKDLVDIVSPYQ; encoded by the coding sequence ATGATGGTACCAGTCCGGTGTTTCACGTGCGGCAAGGTCGTCGGCGAGCACTGGGAGGAGTTCAAGGCGCGAACGCGCGAAGGCGACGAAGACCCACAGGAGGTGCTCGACGAGCTCGGCGTGGACCGGTACTGCTGCCGGCGCATGCTGGTCTCGCACAAGGACCTGGTCGACATCGTCTCCCCCTACCAGTGA
- a CDS encoding DNA-directed RNA polymerase subunit K: MPRQRYNRYEKARILGARALQVSYGAPVLIDTDQTEPILIAAEEYDANVLPFTVKRGDDDT; the protein is encoded by the coding sequence ATGCCACGACAACGTTACAATCGGTACGAGAAGGCTCGCATCCTCGGCGCACGCGCGCTGCAGGTGTCGTACGGGGCGCCAGTCCTCATCGATACCGACCAGACGGAACCGATCCTCATCGCTGCCGAGGAGTACGACGCGAACGTGCTACCCTTTACGGTAAAGCGCGGTGATGACGATACATGA
- the eno gene encoding phosphopyruvate hydratase, with product MTLITDVRLRRVLDSRGNPTVEADVLTESGGFGRAAAPSGASTGEYEAIELPPGEAIAKAREHAVPRLVNSAYAGNQREVDAALHAADGTEDFSEIGANSAVAISMAAAKAGADMLGAPLYQHLGGAFRGENFPIPLGNVVGGGEHAADATHIQEFLSAPVGAPSVSDAVFANAAVHGEVADILDERDEPCGKGDEGAWAPSIDDAEAFEIVEQATSEVADEFGFEIGFGLDMAGAELYDADDEVYRYGDDEKTTAEQVDYVAELVQEYDLVYVEDPLDENDYEAFAELTDRVGDQTLICGDDLFVTNTDRLQDGIDQGAANSILIKPNQIGTLTDAFDAVELATRNGYDSVISHRSGETEDTTIAHLAVATDAPFIKTGAVGGERTAKLNELIRIADDAL from the coding sequence ATGACGCTCATCACGGACGTCAGACTGCGACGCGTACTGGACTCGCGGGGTAACCCGACCGTCGAGGCCGACGTGCTCACGGAGAGCGGTGGCTTCGGCCGTGCTGCTGCACCCTCGGGTGCCAGCACCGGCGAGTACGAGGCCATCGAGCTCCCGCCGGGCGAAGCCATCGCGAAGGCTCGCGAACACGCCGTCCCGCGGCTGGTGAACTCGGCCTACGCCGGGAACCAGCGCGAGGTCGACGCCGCGTTGCACGCTGCCGACGGCACCGAGGACTTCTCGGAGATCGGTGCGAACAGTGCGGTCGCCATCTCGATGGCGGCCGCGAAGGCCGGCGCCGACATGCTCGGCGCCCCGCTGTACCAGCACCTCGGCGGCGCGTTCCGTGGTGAGAACTTCCCGATTCCGCTCGGGAACGTCGTGGGTGGTGGCGAGCACGCCGCCGACGCGACACACATCCAGGAGTTCCTCTCCGCCCCCGTCGGCGCGCCGAGCGTCTCCGACGCCGTCTTCGCCAACGCGGCGGTCCACGGCGAGGTCGCGGACATCCTCGACGAGCGCGACGAACCCTGCGGCAAGGGCGACGAGGGTGCCTGGGCGCCGTCCATCGACGACGCCGAGGCCTTCGAGATCGTCGAGCAGGCGACGAGCGAGGTCGCAGACGAGTTCGGCTTCGAGATCGGCTTCGGCCTCGACATGGCCGGTGCCGAGCTGTACGACGCCGACGACGAGGTCTACCGCTACGGTGACGACGAGAAGACGACGGCCGAGCAGGTCGACTACGTCGCAGAGCTGGTCCAGGAGTACGACCTCGTCTACGTCGAGGACCCCCTCGACGAGAACGACTACGAGGCGTTCGCCGAGCTGACCGACCGCGTGGGCGACCAGACGCTCATCTGCGGGGACGACCTGTTCGTGACGAACACGGACCGTCTCCAGGACGGCATCGACCAGGGCGCCGCCAACAGCATCCTCATCAAGCCGAACCAGATCGGGACGCTGACCGACGCCTTCGACGCCGTCGAACTCGCGACCCGCAACGGGTACGACTCGGTCATCTCCCACCGCTCGGGCGAGACCGAGGACACGACCATCGCACACCTCGCCGTGGCGACCGACGCGCCGTTCATCAAGACGGGCGCGGTCGGCGGCGAGCGAACCGCCAAGCTCAACGAACTCATCCGAATCGCAGACGACGCACTATGA
- the rpsB gene encoding 30S ribosomal protein S2: MTDQEQEQEGLDASDVDVDPEPSEGAGPAADAEDAEPVEAEDAEAEEAEAEEAEPTLDEDVMSDEEADLLIPVEDYLGAGVHIGTQQKTKDMERFIHRVRTDGLYVLDVGKTDSRIRTAADFLANYDPEQILVTSSRQYGRFPAKKFADAIGARARTGRFIPGTLTNPKYDGYIEPDVVVVTDPIGDSQAVKEAITVGIPVIAMCDSNNQTSNVDLVIPTNNKGRKALSVVYWLLANETLDRRGAEPSYSLDDFESGI; this comes from the coding sequence ATGACAGACCAAGAGCAAGAACAGGAAGGGCTCGACGCCTCCGACGTCGACGTGGACCCCGAACCCAGCGAGGGTGCCGGTCCCGCGGCCGACGCCGAGGACGCAGAGCCCGTCGAGGCAGAGGACGCCGAGGCCGAGGAGGCCGAGGCCGAAGAAGCAGAGCCGACACTCGACGAGGACGTCATGTCGGACGAGGAGGCCGACCTCCTCATCCCGGTCGAGGACTACCTCGGCGCCGGTGTCCACATCGGTACCCAGCAGAAGACCAAGGACATGGAGCGGTTCATCCACCGCGTCCGGACCGACGGTCTCTACGTGCTCGACGTGGGCAAGACGGACTCGCGCATCCGCACGGCCGCGGACTTCCTCGCGAACTACGACCCCGAGCAGATCCTCGTGACGAGCTCGCGCCAGTACGGTCGCTTCCCGGCGAAGAAGTTCGCCGACGCCATCGGCGCCCGCGCCCGTACCGGCCGGTTCATCCCGGGCACGCTGACGAACCCGAAGTACGACGGCTACATCGAGCCGGACGTCGTGGTCGTCACCGACCCCATCGGTGACAGCCAGGCCGTCAAGGAGGCCATCACGGTCGGCATCCCGGTCATCGCGATGTGTGACTCGAACAACCAGACCAGCAACGTCGACCTCGTCATCCCGACGAACAACAAGGGTCGCAAGGCCCTGTCGGTCGTCTACTGGCTGCTGGCCAACGAGACGCTCGACCGCCGCGGTGCCGAGCCGAGCTACTCGCTCGACGACTTCGAGAGCGGGATTTAG
- the mvk gene encoding mevalonate kinase, producing the protein MHTASAPGKVYLFGEHAVVYGEPAIPCAVERRATVTVEERSDGRLRVDANDLHIEGFTVEYGETGTSPAVDVPNAMLEAATKYVDGAIAQARDAAGATDVGFDVSVESDIPLGAGLGSSAAVVVATIAAATSELGVELAPREVAERAYQVELDVQDGQASRADTFCSAMGGAVRVEGDDCRTLDAPDLPFVIGYDGGSGDTGKLVAGVRDLRDRYGFAADTVAAIGDVVREGEELLAESEGGAAEDEAVLAELGRLMDFDHGLLEALGVSSRSLDDMVWTAREAGAHGAKLTGGGGGGCIVALDRTEGTETALSYEAACEEVFRAELAHEGVRLE; encoded by the coding sequence ATGCACACGGCAAGCGCTCCCGGCAAGGTGTACCTGTTCGGGGAGCACGCCGTCGTCTACGGCGAACCGGCGATTCCCTGCGCCGTCGAACGCCGGGCGACGGTGACGGTCGAGGAACGGTCGGACGGGCGACTCCGGGTCGACGCGAACGACCTCCACATCGAGGGGTTCACCGTCGAGTACGGCGAGACGGGCACCTCGCCGGCGGTCGACGTGCCGAACGCGATGCTGGAGGCCGCGACGAAGTACGTCGACGGGGCCATCGCGCAGGCCCGGGACGCGGCCGGCGCGACCGACGTCGGCTTCGACGTGAGCGTCGAGAGCGACATCCCGCTGGGGGCCGGCCTCGGCTCCTCGGCGGCGGTGGTCGTCGCCACCATCGCGGCCGCGACGAGCGAACTGGGCGTCGAGCTGGCTCCACGCGAGGTCGCAGAGCGTGCCTACCAGGTCGAACTCGACGTGCAGGACGGGCAGGCCTCGCGTGCGGACACGTTCTGTTCGGCGATGGGCGGCGCGGTCCGGGTCGAGGGCGACGACTGCCGGACGCTCGACGCGCCGGACCTTCCCTTCGTCATCGGGTACGACGGGGGCAGCGGCGACACCGGAAAGTTGGTCGCGGGCGTGCGGGACCTGCGCGACCGGTACGGCTTCGCGGCCGACACGGTCGCAGCCATCGGGGACGTGGTCCGCGAGGGCGAGGAGCTGCTCGCAGAGAGCGAGGGCGGGGCGGCCGAGGACGAGGCGGTCCTCGCCGAACTCGGCCGGCTGATGGACTTCGACCACGGGCTGCTGGAGGCGCTGGGCGTCTCCTCGCGGTCGCTCGACGACATGGTCTGGACGGCCCGCGAGGCCGGCGCCCACGGCGCGAAGCTCACGGGGGGCGGCGGTGGCGGCTGCATCGTCGCACTCGACCGGACCGAGGGGACCGAGACGGCGCTCTCCTACGAGGCGGCCTGTGAGGAGGTCTTCCGGGCGGAACTCGCCCACGAGGGGGTGCGCCTCGAATGA
- a CDS encoding isopentenyl phosphate kinase, translated as MSAPTVLKLGGSVITDKDRAETVDGRALARAADAVAGHDDLVLVHGGGSFGHHHAQEYGVSTSDGTHEVDGVLDIHNAMKALNGLVLRRLHERDVPAVPVHPFSAASRDESGGLTLPAGQVETMLAEGFVPVLHGDVVAHAGEGVTVLSGDEIVTSLAASLDASRVGLCSTVPGVLDGEENVIPRIEAYDDVADVLGGADTTDVSGGMAGKVRTLLALGMPASIFGLDALDAFLDGESPGTTIA; from the coding sequence ATGAGCGCTCCGACGGTCCTCAAACTCGGCGGGTCGGTCATCACGGACAAGGACCGCGCCGAGACGGTCGACGGGCGGGCGCTGGCCCGGGCGGCCGACGCGGTCGCCGGGCACGACGACCTCGTGCTGGTCCACGGCGGCGGCTCGTTCGGCCATCACCACGCACAGGAGTACGGCGTCAGCACGAGCGACGGGACCCACGAGGTCGACGGGGTCCTCGACATCCACAACGCGATGAAGGCCCTGAACGGCCTGGTCCTCAGGCGGCTCCACGAGCGCGACGTGCCGGCGGTGCCCGTCCACCCGTTCTCGGCGGCGAGCCGGGACGAATCGGGCGGACTGACCCTGCCGGCAGGGCAGGTCGAGACGATGCTCGCAGAAGGGTTCGTCCCGGTGCTCCACGGGGACGTCGTCGCCCACGCCGGCGAGGGCGTGACGGTCCTCTCGGGCGACGAGATCGTCACGTCGCTCGCCGCGTCGCTGGACGCCTCGCGGGTCGGCCTCTGTTCGACCGTCCCGGGTGTGCTGGACGGGGAGGAGAACGTGATTCCCCGCATCGAGGCCTACGACGACGTGGCCGACGTGCTCGGCGGCGCGGACACGACCGACGTCTCGGGCGGGATGGCGGGCAAGGTCCGGACCCTCCTCGCCCTCGGCATGCCGGCGTCCATCTTCGGGCTGGACGCCCTCGATGCCTTCCTCGACGGCGAGTCGCCGGGCACGACCATCGCATAG